A window of Desulfuromonas sp. contains these coding sequences:
- a CDS encoding ParA family protein, translating into MHPPYVVTVSSEKGGVGKTTLATNLAIYLKALHEDLPVLLFSFDNHFSVDRMFRIGRETPGGDVFDLLNGRPPETLAQVGEYGVSYIPSSRRLATARGRLRSPGILSRILAGSSLRGIVIIDTRPDLDVFTQNALYAADRVIVPVKDAPSLENCKNLYDFFESQGLSKRPLRILPCLVDSRIRYDGPFRDPYRLLKGYAINRGYRCLEGYIAKSPKVESLNTNPEGKIYPVLTHGRGTEVHLQFAHLARQIFVGTKTEEERRLETVRSELGLQEEQRDNAFQSRREGLQTQCLLCGKTLVEAEGVSPAGYYAETFDGNVAGFLEEECFTETVFRYFYHAQREVGANDPLRDLFRESALRSFFVLRRAPNTRNFYQQQLSFYRFDEEGLEVSHKTVELKEFEARFLKKERSPLFQLASRTLFDPKGRLGDDFLLIRRVGSDFPEEILYDEHYARLREIGEKIAAQIPQEEPSPKNGLRAS; encoded by the coding sequence ATGCATCCGCCGTATGTCGTCACCGTTTCAAGCGAAAAGGGTGGGGTGGGCAAGACCACCCTGGCCACCAACCTGGCCATCTATCTCAAGGCCCTCCACGAGGACCTTCCGGTCTTACTGTTCAGCTTCGACAATCACTTCTCGGTGGACCGGATGTTCCGCATCGGCCGGGAAACCCCCGGAGGGGACGTTTTCGATCTGCTCAACGGCCGTCCCCCCGAAACCCTGGCGCAGGTCGGCGAATACGGAGTCAGCTATATCCCTTCGAGCCGGCGCCTGGCGACGGCTCGCGGCCGGCTTCGGTCTCCCGGGATCCTGTCGCGCATCCTCGCCGGCAGCTCCCTGCGCGGAATTGTCATCATCGACACCCGGCCGGACCTGGACGTCTTTACCCAGAACGCCCTGTATGCCGCGGACCGGGTCATTGTCCCGGTAAAGGACGCCCCCTCCCTGGAAAACTGCAAAAACCTCTACGATTTCTTCGAGAGCCAGGGTCTGTCCAAGCGCCCCCTGCGCATCCTGCCCTGTCTGGTCGATTCCCGCATCCGCTACGACGGCCCCTTCCGCGATCCCTACCGGCTGTTGAAGGGATACGCCATCAACCGGGGATACCGCTGCCTGGAGGGCTACATTGCCAAAAGCCCCAAGGTGGAATCGCTCAACACCAACCCCGAGGGGAAGATCTACCCCGTCCTGACCCACGGAAGGGGGACCGAGGTCCACCTGCAGTTCGCCCATTTGGCCCGCCAGATCTTTGTCGGGACCAAAACGGAGGAAGAGCGGCGCCTCGAGACGGTCCGCTCGGAGTTGGGCCTTCAGGAAGAGCAACGCGACAACGCCTTTCAATCCCGCCGCGAAGGCCTACAGACCCAATGCCTGCTGTGCGGCAAAACTCTCGTCGAAGCCGAGGGCGTCTCCCCGGCTGGATACTACGCTGAAACGTTCGACGGCAATGTGGCCGGATTCCTTGAGGAGGAATGCTTCACCGAGACGGTGTTCCGCTATTTTTACCATGCCCAGCGGGAAGTCGGTGCCAACGACCCGTTGCGCGATCTCTTTCGAGAGTCGGCCCTGCGCTCCTTCTTCGTGCTGCGGCGCGCCCCCAATACCCGCAACTTCTACCAGCAGCAGCTCTCCTTTTACCGTTTTGACGAGGAGGGGCTTGAGGTCTCCCACAAAACGGTCGAGCTCAAGGAGTTCGAGGCACGCTTCCTCAAGAAGGAGCGGTCACCCCTCTTCCAGCTGGCCTCCCGGACCCTGTTCGACCCCAAGGGGCGCCTGGGCGATGACTTCCTGCTGATCCGCCGGGTCGGCTCCGATTTTCCCGAAGAGATCCTTTATGACGAGCACTACGCCCGCCTTCGGGAGATCGGGGAGAAAATAGCCGCCCAGATTCCGCAGGAGGAGCCGAGTCCGAAGAACGGTCTCAGGGCGTCCTAG
- the xseA gene encoding exodeoxyribonuclease VII large subunit — MADATRILTVTRLNALLKDVIEDNFVSVLVEGEVSNWSAPASGHLYFSLKDGGGQLRAVMFRTQARLLRFLPQNGMQVICSGRVTLYPQRGEVQLVVDAIEPRGVGSLQVAFEQLKANLAAEGLFAEERKRPLPPYPRTIGVVTSATGAAIHDILNVLERRSAGVRVLLRPARVQGEGAAAEIAEAIADLNRQGDADVLIVGRGGGSLEDLWAFNEEIVARAIHASAIPVIAAVGHEVDVSIADFVADLRAPTPSAAAELVVKSRLELEGHLDHLTLRLAGQMRGRLNLLRERVDGLARRLRSPRQQLVRCRERSAETARRLRQAMARGMREEEGRLAALCARLDSLSPLRTLARGYAVVLADKTGKAVSDASSLGAGDRLRIRFAKGRAAATVEEVEP; from the coding sequence ATGGCTGATGCGACCCGTATCCTCACTGTGACGCGCCTTAACGCCCTGCTCAAGGACGTGATCGAGGACAATTTCGTCTCGGTCCTCGTCGAGGGGGAGGTCTCCAACTGGTCGGCCCCGGCGTCCGGGCATCTCTATTTCTCCCTCAAGGACGGGGGCGGGCAGCTGCGAGCGGTCATGTTCCGCACCCAGGCCCGACTGTTGCGCTTCCTTCCGCAGAACGGCATGCAGGTGATCTGCTCGGGACGGGTGACCCTCTATCCACAGCGCGGCGAGGTTCAGCTGGTGGTCGATGCCATCGAGCCCCGCGGCGTTGGCAGCCTTCAGGTGGCTTTCGAGCAATTAAAGGCCAATCTGGCGGCCGAGGGCCTGTTCGCCGAAGAACGCAAGCGTCCCTTGCCTCCTTATCCCCGTACCATCGGGGTGGTCACCTCTGCCACCGGGGCCGCTATTCACGACATCCTCAATGTTTTGGAGCGGCGGTCCGCCGGGGTCAGGGTCCTGCTGAGACCGGCGCGGGTCCAGGGGGAGGGGGCGGCCGCCGAGATCGCCGAGGCGATCGCCGACCTCAACAGGCAGGGTGACGCCGACGTCCTTATCGTGGGTCGGGGCGGCGGTTCCCTGGAGGATCTCTGGGCCTTTAACGAAGAGATCGTGGCCCGGGCCATTCACGCCTCGGCGATCCCCGTCATTGCCGCCGTGGGCCACGAGGTGGATGTCTCCATCGCCGATTTCGTGGCCGATCTGCGTGCCCCGACTCCCAGCGCCGCTGCAGAGCTGGTGGTCAAAAGCAGGCTCGAGCTGGAAGGGCACCTGGACCACTTGACCCTGCGCCTGGCAGGGCAGATGCGCGGCCGCCTGAATCTCCTCCGGGAGCGGGTTGATGGGTTGGCCCGGCGTCTCCGGTCCCCCCGCCAGCAACTGGTCCGGTGCAGGGAGCGGAGCGCCGAGACGGCCCGGCGCCTGCGGCAGGCCATGGCCCGTGGCATGCGGGAGGAGGAAGGACGCCTGGCCGCCCTCTGCGCCCGCCTCGACAGCCTCTCGCCTCTCCGCACCCTGGCGCGGGGCTATGCCGTCGTCCTGGCCGACAAGACCGGCAAGGCGGTTTCGGACGCCTCTTCCCTGGGGGCGGGAGACCGCCTGCGGATCCGTTTTGCGAAGGGACGGGCCGCGGCGACCGTGGAGGAGGTTGAGCCGTGA
- a CDS encoding M23 family metallopeptidase, which produces MRFALLLLLVLLSARAWGGTLTLTPAVVPNGGAALLRWEGERPSLAVARFNGEIVFLRPTALGSQALLGVDLEAAPGEYPLVVAIADSRGKTEVRRLALQVESAQLPEERLFLPPAQVSPRNPQVVERIARERQMLSDLFALQDTPAIWEGFSLPVTDPLSSPFGLRRILNGKPRSPHSGVDFRSPRGTPVRAPSRGRTVLASDLFYTGRTVILDHGAGLFSLYGHLETVLCEPGQLLEGGQALGLVGSSGRSTGPHLHWGIKLRGNRIDPMALVDLFAGENP; this is translated from the coding sequence GTGAGATTCGCTCTCCTCCTGCTTTTGGTCCTTTTGAGCGCTCGGGCCTGGGGGGGGACGCTGACCCTGACCCCTGCCGTTGTCCCCAACGGGGGGGCGGCCCTGCTGCGCTGGGAGGGGGAGCGGCCTTCCCTGGCCGTGGCCCGCTTCAATGGGGAAATCGTCTTTCTCCGTCCGACGGCGCTGGGAAGCCAGGCGCTGCTGGGGGTCGATCTCGAGGCGGCACCGGGGGAGTATCCCCTTGTGGTCGCGATTGCCGATTCGCGGGGGAAGACGGAAGTTCGCCGCCTTGCTCTGCAGGTGGAGAGCGCCCAACTCCCCGAGGAGAGGCTTTTCCTGCCGCCTGCCCAGGTCTCCCCCCGGAATCCGCAGGTTGTGGAACGGATTGCGCGGGAGCGGCAGATGTTGTCCGACCTCTTCGCCCTTCAAGACACCCCCGCCATCTGGGAGGGGTTTTCCCTGCCGGTGACGGATCCTCTGAGCAGCCCCTTCGGTCTGCGCCGCATCCTCAATGGAAAGCCCCGGTCCCCTCATTCCGGGGTCGATTTTCGCAGCCCCCGGGGGACTCCGGTGCGCGCCCCTTCCCGGGGCCGAACGGTTTTGGCCTCCGACCTTTTCTATACCGGCCGGACGGTGATCCTGGATCACGGCGCCGGGCTTTTTTCCCTTTATGGGCACCTTGAGACCGTGCTCTGCGAGCCCGGTCAATTGCTCGAGGGGGGGCAGGCTCTCGGCCTCGTCGGGAGCAGCGGACGATCCACCGGGCCTCACCTGCACTGGGGAATCAAGTTGCGCGGCAATCGTATCGACCCGATGGCCCTGGTCGATCTGTTTGCAGGGGAAAACCCTTGA
- the xseB gene encoding exodeoxyribonuclease VII small subunit produces MADKETFETALRDLEEAVESLESGDLPLEESLVRFEAGVKSAAVCRKALRAVENRVELLLKDKEGLLTLENFDQE; encoded by the coding sequence ATGGCGGATAAAGAGACATTTGAAACGGCCCTGCGGGACCTTGAAGAGGCCGTGGAGAGCCTGGAGTCGGGAGATCTTCCCCTGGAAGAGTCGCTTGTCCGTTTCGAGGCGGGAGTGAAAAGCGCCGCGGTGTGCCGCAAGGCCCTTCGGGCCGTTGAAAACCGGGTGGAGCTTCTGCTCAAGGACAAAGAAGGGTTGTTGACGCTGGAGAATTTTGACCAGGAGTGA
- the dxs gene encoding 1-deoxy-D-xylulose-5-phosphate synthase translates to MGNILKNIASTADLKQLSLDELETLAGEIREEIIDTVSRTGGHLASSLGVVELSIALHRILDTPRDKIVWDVGHQAYAHKLLTGRLERFGTLRQLDGISGFPKRSESPYDSFDVGHSSTSISAALGMAAAREARGGEEKVVAVIGDGSLTAGLAFEGLNQAGHLKKNLVVILNDNEMSISPNVGALSSFLSRKMTSDFFVRFKKETENLLGNVPRFGKDLLSLARRAEESLKGFLTPGMLFESFGFDYVGPINGHNLDELLETLQNVLRIKGPILVHVVTRKGKGYAPAEEKPALFHGVGPFDRETGRVKANKAGAESYTAVFGNTLVELAERDQKVVAITAAMLEGTGLKGFSKRFPERFFDVGIAEQHAVTFAAGLACEGLRPTVAIYSTFLQRGYDNVLHDVCLQNLPVTFALDRGGLVGADGPTHHGVFDYSFLRHIPNLTFMVPRDEVQLRRAMATALGCEGPFAYRYPRGQGLGLPLEGSLEPVAVGTGEKMRNGSDGVIFALGSSVEPALEAAALLEDEGVSLAVVDPRFLKPLDRELLCGEARRTGVVITVEENVLQGGFGSAVLELLADEGLSPRLLRIGLPDAFVEQGSQGELRARYGLDAGGIARGIRTFLGRQTGDRGLGGEGQA, encoded by the coding sequence ATGGGTAACATTCTGAAAAACATCGCCTCCACGGCAGATCTGAAGCAGCTGTCCCTGGATGAACTCGAAACCCTCGCCGGGGAGATCCGCGAGGAGATTATCGATACCGTCTCCCGCACCGGAGGTCACCTGGCCAGCTCCCTGGGGGTCGTCGAGCTGTCCATTGCCCTGCACCGAATTCTGGACACCCCCCGGGACAAGATCGTCTGGGACGTCGGCCACCAGGCCTATGCCCACAAACTCCTCACCGGACGTCTGGAGCGTTTCGGCACCCTGCGCCAGCTGGACGGCATCAGCGGCTTTCCCAAGCGCAGCGAGAGCCCCTACGACAGTTTTGACGTGGGGCATTCCAGCACCTCCATCTCCGCGGCGCTCGGCATGGCCGCAGCCCGCGAGGCCAGGGGCGGGGAGGAGAAGGTCGTGGCGGTCATCGGTGACGGCTCCCTTACCGCGGGGCTGGCTTTCGAGGGGCTCAACCAGGCAGGGCACCTCAAGAAGAACCTGGTGGTCATCCTCAACGACAACGAGATGTCGATTTCGCCCAACGTCGGGGCACTTTCCTCATTTCTCAGCCGCAAGATGACCTCGGACTTTTTCGTCCGTTTCAAGAAGGAGACGGAGAATCTGCTGGGGAACGTGCCGCGTTTTGGAAAGGACCTGCTCAGCCTGGCGCGCCGCGCCGAAGAGTCCCTGAAGGGTTTCTTGACCCCCGGCATGCTCTTCGAGTCCTTCGGTTTCGACTACGTCGGGCCGATCAACGGCCACAACCTCGATGAACTGCTGGAAACTCTGCAGAACGTTCTCCGGATCAAGGGGCCGATACTGGTCCACGTCGTTACCCGGAAGGGCAAGGGCTATGCGCCGGCCGAAGAGAAGCCCGCCCTGTTTCACGGGGTCGGTCCTTTCGACCGGGAGACCGGCCGGGTCAAGGCAAACAAGGCGGGGGCGGAAAGCTATACCGCGGTCTTCGGCAACACTCTTGTGGAGTTGGCCGAGCGCGACCAGAAGGTGGTGGCCATCACCGCTGCAATGCTCGAGGGGACGGGTCTCAAGGGCTTTTCCAAACGTTTTCCCGAACGCTTCTTCGACGTGGGGATTGCCGAGCAGCATGCCGTGACCTTCGCCGCAGGCTTGGCCTGCGAGGGGCTGCGGCCGACCGTGGCCATCTATTCCACCTTCCTTCAGCGCGGCTACGACAACGTGCTGCACGATGTCTGCCTGCAGAACCTCCCCGTCACCTTTGCCCTCGACCGGGGGGGACTGGTCGGGGCCGACGGTCCGACTCATCACGGGGTTTTCGACTATTCCTTCCTGCGCCACATCCCCAACCTGACCTTCATGGTTCCCCGGGACGAGGTCCAGTTGCGCCGGGCGATGGCGACCGCCCTGGGTTGCGAGGGACCCTTTGCCTACCGGTATCCCCGCGGACAGGGCCTGGGCTTGCCCCTGGAGGGCTCTTTGGAGCCGGTGGCCGTAGGCACCGGGGAAAAAATGCGAAACGGCTCGGATGGGGTGATCTTCGCCCTTGGGTCGTCCGTGGAGCCGGCCCTCGAAGCGGCGGCCCTGCTCGAGGATGAAGGGGTCTCCCTGGCGGTGGTTGATCCCCGCTTTCTCAAACCTCTCGATCGGGAATTGCTCTGCGGCGAAGCCCGTCGCACCGGCGTGGTGATCACGGTCGAGGAGAACGTGCTGCAGGGTGGATTCGGCTCGGCCGTTCTGGAACTTCTGGCCGACGAGGGCCTTTCGCCCAGGCTGCTGCGGATCGGGTTGCCCGATGCCTTTGTCGAACAGGGGAGCCAGGGCGAGTTGCGTGCCCGATACGGACTCGACGCCGGGGGCATCGCTCGCGGGATAAGGACCTTTCTGGGCCGGCAGACAGGCGACCGTGGCTTGGGCGGGGAGGGCCAGGCCTAG